One genomic segment of Deinococcus budaensis includes these proteins:
- a CDS encoding M1 family metallopeptidase, which produces MPNRRQKVRPLFLLWAMLSTAPAQPLPTPPASAAEAARTLGDPLFPGLGQLGLDVRHYDLSLTVERPGTPGLRGAVTLTLAATRPLAELRLDFLGPAVSAVRWNGQPAPFRVDRTAGKLSVTPPAPLRPGQTARLTVEYRGLPGEVLDPDFGVAVRLGWQSVPAAGDRAGANFTLSEPNGTHTFLPSNDHPSDKATFTTRLTVPAGFAAAASGVEGPVVTGANGARTFVFTQAQPIPTYALGLFVDRFERVTAPGVPVGKGGAAVLRRDYFPVGTPPNVRAAYARTDEMLRVLSGWFGPYPFGAYGVGVVTPRLPALETATLSTMPLSMSTERTAVHEIAHQWFGNDVTPARWADVWLSEGFAAYAELLWTESQGGDGQAYAARWHANLSRAGTRPLVATQVSQLFDLSAYQRGALALHALRAAVGDTAFRAFLRAYAARFSGGTIDTAAFLAFARAQAGPAGEAALREWVEAEELPPLPVVVAR; this is translated from the coding sequence ATGCCCAACCGACGCCAGAAGGTGCGGCCTCTTTTCCTGCTGTGGGCGATGCTGAGCACGGCTCCAGCGCAACCTCTCCCCACGCCCCCGGCCTCCGCCGCCGAGGCCGCGCGTACGCTGGGGGACCCCCTCTTTCCCGGCCTGGGGCAACTCGGGCTGGACGTGCGGCACTACGACCTGTCGCTGACGGTCGAGCGGCCCGGCACGCCGGGGCTGCGCGGCGCCGTGACGCTGACGCTGGCGGCGACGCGCCCGCTGGCCGAGCTGCGGCTGGACTTTCTGGGACCGGCGGTGAGCGCCGTGCGCTGGAACGGGCAACCCGCGCCCTTCCGGGTGGACCGCACTGCCGGGAAGCTGAGCGTGACCCCCCCCGCCCCGCTGCGGCCCGGGCAGACGGCGCGGCTGACGGTCGAGTACCGGGGCCTGCCCGGCGAGGTCCTCGACCCCGATTTCGGCGTGGCGGTGCGGCTGGGCTGGCAGAGCGTTCCCGCCGCAGGCGACCGGGCCGGGGCCAACTTCACCCTCAGCGAGCCGAACGGCACCCACACCTTCTTGCCCTCCAACGACCACCCCTCCGACAAGGCGACCTTCACCACCCGCCTGACCGTTCCGGCGGGCTTCGCGGCGGCGGCCAGCGGGGTGGAGGGGCCGGTGGTGACGGGAGCGAACGGCGCGCGGACCTTCGTGTTCACGCAGGCCCAGCCCATCCCCACCTATGCGCTGGGCCTCTTCGTGGACCGCTTCGAGCGGGTGACGGCGCCCGGGGTGCCGGTCGGGAAGGGTGGGGCCGCCGTCCTCCGCCGCGACTACTTCCCGGTCGGGACGCCGCCGAATGTCCGCGCCGCCTATGCCCGCACGGATGAGATGTTGCGCGTGCTATCCGGCTGGTTCGGGCCGTACCCCTTCGGCGCCTACGGGGTGGGGGTCGTGACGCCCCGGCTGCCCGCGCTGGAGACGGCCACACTCTCGACCATGCCGCTGTCCATGAGCACCGAGCGCACCGCCGTCCACGAGATCGCCCACCAGTGGTTCGGCAACGACGTGACCCCCGCGCGCTGGGCCGACGTGTGGCTCAGCGAGGGCTTTGCCGCCTACGCCGAGCTGCTGTGGACGGAAAGCCAGGGCGGCGACGGCCAGGCTTACGCCGCGCGCTGGCACGCCAACCTGAGCCGGGCGGGCACCCGGCCCCTGGTCGCCACCCAGGTCTCGCAACTGTTCGACCTCAGCGCCTACCAGCGCGGCGCCCTGGCCCTGCACGCCCTGCGCGCGGCGGTGGGAGACACGGCCTTCCGCGCCTTTCTGCGGGCCTACGCGGCGCGGTTCTCGGGCGGCACCATCGACACGGCGGCCTTCCTCGCCTTCGCCCGCGCTCAGGCTGGCCCGGCGGGCGAGGCGGCGCTGAGGGAGTGGGTGGAAGCGGAGGAGTTGCCGCCGTTGCCGGTGGTGGTAGCACGCTAG
- the lepB gene encoding signal peptidase I: MKARLLKLWREWGSPVVFALLLTQFGATAVQVDGTSMLPGLRDGEWLAVPKVEGWAYRAGLGGYARGDVVVFKPPRAASYEWTHEYRGVTLPWTYRPYLVKRVVGLPGDRVTMQRGDLYVNGRAVDQGWTLPYWQGACLDRGSALANSVAASPTRTGQAEVTVPPGHVFVLGDNRSPGGSLDSRAFGPVHVGDIAGRALASVWPLRVPQQSAPPCDGQKPPETPGGETHPNLRLLTPPPGLDEVR, encoded by the coding sequence GTGAAGGCCCGCCTCCTGAAGCTCTGGCGCGAGTGGGGATCGCCGGTCGTCTTCGCGCTATTGCTGACCCAGTTCGGGGCGACCGCCGTGCAGGTGGACGGCACGAGCATGCTGCCCGGCCTGCGCGACGGCGAATGGCTGGCCGTGCCGAAGGTGGAGGGCTGGGCCTACCGCGCCGGGCTGGGGGGCTACGCGCGGGGGGACGTGGTGGTCTTCAAGCCGCCGCGCGCCGCCAGCTACGAGTGGACCCACGAGTACCGGGGAGTGACCCTGCCGTGGACGTACCGCCCGTACCTCGTCAAGCGGGTGGTGGGGCTGCCCGGCGACCGGGTGACCATGCAGCGGGGCGACCTGTACGTGAACGGGCGGGCGGTGGACCAGGGCTGGACCCTCCCCTACTGGCAGGGCGCGTGCCTGGACCGGGGGAGCGCGCTGGCGAACAGTGTGGCGGCCTCGCCCACCCGCACCGGGCAGGCGGAGGTGACGGTGCCGCCCGGGCACGTCTTCGTGCTGGGGGACAACCGCAGCCCCGGCGGCAGCCTGGACAGCCGCGCCTTCGGGCCGGTCCATGTGGGCGACATCGCCGGGCGGGCGCTGGCGAGCGTGTGGCCGTTGCGGGTGCCTCAGCAGAGTGCCCCTCCCTGCGATGGGCAGAAACCTCCTGAGACCCCCGGCGGCGAAACCCACCCCAATCTCCGGCTGCTGACGCCGCCCCCCGGGCTAGACGAGGTGCGCTAG
- a CDS encoding helix-turn-helix transcriptional regulator yields the protein MDLNLFKGNLDLIVLSVLERGGGYGLDITKRVNALTHGYFTLNAGSLYPALHRLERAGFLGAQEETPARGGPPVRTYTLTAAGRAELERRRASYDTFDRALRSLW from the coding sequence GTGGACCTCAACCTGTTCAAGGGCAACCTCGACCTGATCGTGCTGAGCGTGCTGGAACGCGGCGGCGGCTACGGCCTGGACATCACCAAGCGGGTGAACGCGCTGACGCATGGCTATTTCACCCTCAACGCGGGCAGCCTGTACCCGGCGCTGCACCGCCTGGAACGCGCCGGATTTCTGGGGGCGCAGGAGGAGACGCCCGCGCGGGGCGGGCCGCCCGTCCGCACCTACACGCTGACGGCGGCGGGCCGCGCCGAGCTGGAGCGCCGCCGCGCAAGCTACGACACCTTCGACCGGGCGCTGCGGAGCCTGTGGTGA
- a CDS encoding ABC transporter permease subunit → MTHVSDSRPSPTAAKVALTASAAAAAGLLLFPLATLGRGFDADAVLLHLSGAVLNFSGNQEAPLPPTGTVLALGWATLALTVASVVGALRRATWFWLTGLLACLCGVAAVLVLGQGLGAETARIAADTTLRPGLRRQLRSFYTGGGMNLGLFLPILAGLITAGAGLSGRAAWWERLNRLRGLLVPAVAIALAVLVGAVVVLIVQPAVNNSGAPLGLWRGWLAKSDLVYFVYSTLFAPVTALNPFLDSLKLATPLIFTGLSVAFAFRTGLFNIGAPGQLTVGAIMAMLVGVYGPSSLGWALLPLSVIAAGAGGALWGAIPGLLKARFGSSEVINTIMLNYIASALFIFLIGSNTFTFLGREYSLPLKAEGFEPASEELQVPARLPTLLDLFNVGQNGALALTVAPLVALIAYAAARLALRRTPRGGLIALGAALLAGVLTWRIGIPAQVIGSQLNASFLIALACVALFGVLMWRTATGYALRAVGLSPRAAEYGGISVARGTILAMTLAGMFAGLAGTHYVNGGALDEYRLKGNMPVNVGFDGIAVALMGQSTPGGVVAASLLFGTIDTGSVGVQRLANVNRDLVTVLKALIVLFIAAGGFLNRRVTDPPPPQLVKAEGGGNTPPAVAGLSPSVAAHERATPTPTVTLSSETNKDVTRGGGQ, encoded by the coding sequence GTGACGCACGTTTCTGACTCTCGCCCCTCGCCCACAGCGGCCAAGGTGGCCCTGACGGCCAGCGCCGCCGCAGCAGCCGGGCTGCTGCTGTTTCCCCTGGCGACCCTGGGACGCGGCTTCGACGCCGACGCCGTGCTGCTGCACCTCAGCGGCGCGGTCCTGAATTTCAGCGGCAACCAGGAAGCGCCGCTGCCGCCCACCGGCACGGTCCTGGCGCTGGGCTGGGCCACCCTCGCCCTCACGGTCGCCAGCGTGGTGGGCGCGCTGCGCCGGGCAACCTGGTTCTGGCTGACCGGGCTGCTGGCCTGTCTGTGCGGGGTGGCCGCCGTGCTGGTGCTGGGACAGGGCCTGGGGGCCGAAACGGCCCGCATCGCCGCCGACACCACGCTGCGCCCCGGTCTGCGGCGGCAGCTGCGCAGCTTTTACACTGGGGGAGGCATGAATCTGGGCCTCTTTTTGCCCATCCTGGCCGGGCTGATCACGGCGGGCGCGGGGCTGAGCGGCCGGGCGGCGTGGTGGGAGCGCCTCAACCGCCTGCGCGGGTTGCTGGTCCCCGCCGTCGCCATCGCTCTGGCGGTGCTGGTGGGCGCGGTGGTCGTGTTGATCGTGCAGCCTGCGGTGAACAACTCGGGCGCGCCGCTGGGGCTGTGGCGGGGCTGGCTCGCCAAGAGCGACCTGGTCTACTTCGTGTACTCCACGCTGTTCGCGCCGGTCACGGCCCTCAACCCCTTTCTGGACAGCCTCAAGCTCGCCACGCCGCTGATCTTCACGGGCCTGTCGGTGGCCTTTGCCTTCCGCACGGGCCTCTTTAACATCGGGGCGCCGGGGCAGCTCACGGTGGGGGCGATCATGGCGATGCTGGTCGGCGTGTACGGCCCTTCCAGCCTGGGATGGGCGCTGTTGCCGCTCTCGGTGATTGCCGCAGGAGCGGGCGGGGCGCTGTGGGGCGCGATTCCGGGGCTGCTCAAGGCCCGCTTCGGGTCTTCCGAAGTCATCAACACCATCATGCTCAACTACATCGCCTCGGCGCTGTTCATCTTCCTGATCGGGTCGAACACCTTTACCTTCCTGGGGCGCGAGTACTCGCTGCCCCTCAAGGCCGAGGGCTTCGAACCGGCCAGCGAGGAACTGCAAGTGCCCGCGCGGCTGCCCACGCTGCTCGACCTGTTCAACGTGGGACAGAACGGGGCGCTGGCGCTGACGGTCGCGCCGCTGGTGGCCCTGATCGCCTACGCCGCCGCCCGCCTCGCGCTGCGGCGCACCCCGCGCGGCGGATTGATCGCGCTGGGCGCGGCGCTGCTGGCAGGCGTGCTGACCTGGCGCATCGGGATTCCGGCGCAGGTGATCGGCAGCCAGCTCAACGCCTCTTTCCTGATCGCGCTGGCCTGCGTGGCCCTGTTCGGCGTCCTGATGTGGCGCACGGCGACCGGCTACGCGCTGCGGGCGGTGGGCTTATCGCCACGCGCCGCCGAGTACGGCGGGATCAGCGTGGCGCGCGGCACCATCCTGGCGATGACGCTGGCGGGCATGTTCGCGGGGCTGGCCGGAACCCACTACGTGAACGGCGGGGCGCTCGACGAGTACCGCCTCAAGGGCAACATGCCGGTCAACGTGGGCTTCGACGGGATCGCGGTCGCGCTGATGGGCCAGAGCACCCCCGGCGGCGTGGTCGCGGCCAGCCTGCTGTTCGGGACCATCGACACCGGCAGCGTCGGCGTGCAGCGGCTCGCCAACGTGAACCGCGACCTGGTGACGGTCCTCAAGGCCCTGATCGTGCTGTTTATCGCGGCGGGCGGCTTTCTGAACCGCCGGGTGACCGATCCGCCGCCTCCCCAGCTCGTGAAGGCGGAGGGCGGGGGCAACACGCCGCCCGCCGTGGCGGGCCTCAGCCCCTCGGTCGCCGCGCACGAACGCGCCACGCCCACCCCGACCGTGACCCTGTCCAGCGAAACCAACAAAGACGTGACGCGCGGAGGAGGCCAGTAG
- the rbfA gene encoding 30S ribosome-binding factor RbfA, with translation MKPEQVQAQLARVLSAAISELRDPRVPLIVTVERVAVTSDYGLARVYVSAIGSDMSELLEALSRARGHLQREVAAQVKLRRTPTLEFYAADEARL, from the coding sequence GTGAAGCCCGAGCAGGTGCAGGCGCAGCTCGCGCGGGTGCTGTCGGCGGCGATCTCGGAACTGCGCGACCCCCGGGTGCCTTTGATCGTGACCGTCGAGCGGGTGGCGGTCACCTCCGACTACGGGCTGGCGCGGGTGTACGTCAGCGCGATCGGGAGCGACATGAGCGAGTTGCTCGAAGCCCTCTCCCGCGCGCGCGGGCACCTTCAGCGCGAGGTGGCCGCACAGGTCAAGCTGCGCCGCACGCCCACGCTGGAGTTCTACGCGGCGGACGAGGCCCGGCTGTGA
- a CDS encoding NUDIX domain-containing protein — protein MSHLSRTLPIKRAAHVYLVQDGQLLLVEERMDDGSIFYGLPGGKAHPGESLADAAVRQVAVETGLTVTDLRFVSLLEGEMLTGTRNECYANFGRFTATFHGELDPTDPEVVGVKWVPFAQVEGLVRYGPPPECEERNPLIWVPTRDFLRGEARAYYPI, from the coding sequence ATGAGCCACCTGTCGCGCACCCTGCCGATCAAGCGCGCCGCGCACGTCTACCTCGTTCAGGACGGCCAGTTGCTGCTGGTCGAGGAACGCATGGACGACGGCAGCATCTTTTACGGCCTGCCGGGCGGCAAGGCCCACCCCGGCGAGAGCCTGGCGGACGCCGCCGTGCGCCAGGTCGCGGTCGAGACCGGCCTGACCGTCACCGACCTGAGGTTCGTGAGCCTGCTCGAGGGCGAGATGCTGACGGGCACCCGCAACGAGTGCTACGCCAATTTCGGGCGCTTCACGGCCACCTTTCACGGCGAACTCGACCCCACCGACCCCGAGGTGGTGGGCGTCAAATGGGTGCCCTTCGCGCAGGTGGAAGGCCTGGTCCGCTACGGCCCGCCCCCCGAGTGCGAGGAGCGCAACCCGCTGATCTGGGTGCCCACCCGCGACTTCCTGCGCGGCGAGGCGCGGGCGTACTACCCGATCTAG
- a CDS encoding LysM peptidoglycan-binding domain-containing protein, which produces MLLWAAMFRRVALLSLLSAFSLSSGPALAAPAPATVQVRAGDTLSGLAHRHRVSVSQLRALNGLKGNLIRPGQVLRLRAAAASVNKATAKAAAPAVYTVRPGDTLGAIAGRAGVSVAALRTANGITGSLIRSGQRLRVPARGSVQANRAAPPRPTTEVRLIHGYVQAGPRDTLASLARTYRTTADHLAKLNGLSRAGRRLYAGQRVLVPRRIPVPVPPRPVNRPLSVKRLTPLNVPVQVLNVDLRWRDVLVAPVLPRPGLGSGARVSTLARTSGARAVVNGSYFHPRSYAPAGDLVMQGRLLTWGRIPAALAITPDNRATIAASTTPLLGRPLGTSWRGMETVIATGPRILRGGGVVRQYASAFRDPALFGRAARSAVGLRSNRDLVFVTTHARLTTTEMGKVMARLGVRDALLLDGGSSAGLAWNGQAVLDSVRSVAYGIGVFTDYRGRRYAR; this is translated from the coding sequence GTGCTCCTCTGGGCGGCGATGTTTCGCCGCGTGGCCCTCCTGTCCTTGCTGTCTGCCTTTTCCCTCTCCTCCGGCCCCGCCCTCGCCGCCCCGGCCCCCGCCACCGTTCAGGTGCGTGCGGGGGATACCCTCTCCGGGCTGGCCCACCGCCACAGGGTGAGCGTCTCGCAGTTGCGCGCCCTCAACGGGTTGAAAGGCAACCTGATCCGCCCCGGACAGGTGCTGCGGCTGCGGGCAGCGGCGGCCAGCGTGAACAAAGCGACCGCCAAGGCTGCCGCCCCCGCCGTCTACACCGTGCGCCCCGGCGACACGCTGGGCGCCATCGCGGGACGGGCGGGGGTCAGCGTGGCGGCGCTGCGGACCGCCAACGGCATCACGGGCAGCCTGATCCGGTCCGGCCAGCGGCTGCGGGTGCCCGCGCGCGGCAGCGTGCAGGCAAACAGGGCCGCGCCGCCCCGCCCGACCACCGAGGTGCGGCTCATCCACGGGTACGTGCAGGCCGGGCCGCGCGACACGCTGGCGTCGCTGGCCCGCACCTACCGCACCACCGCCGACCACCTCGCCAAGCTCAACGGCCTGAGCCGCGCGGGCCGCCGCCTGTACGCGGGGCAGCGGGTGCTGGTGCCCCGGCGCATCCCGGTGCCGGTTCCGCCCCGGCCCGTGAACCGGCCCCTCAGCGTCAAGCGCCTGACCCCGCTGAACGTGCCCGTGCAGGTGCTGAACGTGGACCTGCGCTGGCGGGACGTGCTGGTGGCGCCCGTGTTGCCCCGCCCCGGCCTGGGCAGCGGCGCGCGGGTCAGCACGTTGGCGCGGACCAGCGGCGCGCGGGCGGTCGTGAACGGCAGCTACTTTCATCCGCGCTCCTACGCCCCGGCGGGCGACCTGGTGATGCAGGGCCGCCTGCTGACCTGGGGCCGCATTCCCGCCGCGCTGGCGATCACGCCCGACAACCGCGCGACCATCGCGGCGAGCACGACCCCGCTGCTGGGTCGCCCGCTGGGCACCAGCTGGCGCGGCATGGAAACCGTGATCGCCACCGGGCCGCGCATCCTGCGCGGGGGCGGCGTGGTGCGGCAGTACGCCAGCGCCTTTCGCGACCCGGCGCTGTTTGGCCGCGCGGCCCGCAGCGCGGTGGGCCTCAGGAGCAACCGCGACCTGGTGTTCGTGACCACCCACGCCCGGCTGACCACCACCGAGATGGGCAAGGTGATGGCGCGGCTGGGTGTGCGCGACGCCCTGCTGCTCGACGGGGGCAGCAGCGCGGGCCTGGCCTGGAACGGGCAGGCGGTGCTCGATAGCGTGCGCAGCGTGGCCTACGGGATCGGCGTGTTCACCGACTACCGGGGACGGCGCTACGCGCGCTGA
- a CDS encoding sensor histidine kinase has product MMDVMTSPLSPGRSGPLAELLDGHSYRVALYLLLALPLGGMVFGLLVVGALLGVLTLPLLVGAALLLGTLWLVPGLADVQRWLAGLLGLRFSRRAPPPAYAGVLPWLRATLADGATYRALMFHLVQFPLAAVCWLVLGALLGASALALAAPWWAAQPELLPISWGGGRVTLTAPGMVGLTLAGAGGLLVTAGVLNLLGRVWAWLAFALLAAPGGEAEARREVAALRRAAGRVALGDDLGATLADLAGQARDASRARAVALTAPDGTRRASSGPDHPALHGPVAPPPAGGANVRYVGEQETLATLPVVAGGADGGTLRAVYAPGTQPGPEELAFLLSIADHAGTALHAAELIERAGERAGELERARLARELHDSVAQALYGITLGAKTARATLDRDPEKARASLDYTIRLAEGGVAEMKALLFSLRPDALEEGGLVAALSQHAHALGARHGLTVHARLEREPPLSPAAQAAAYRVAQEALHNVVKHARAREVWLSVAEHGGAVTVEVRDDGRGFDPLRLPGGTLGQRSMRERAQGAGGSLSVHSAPGAGTRVTLTLPTAAPAAPEAAAPEAAALEARP; this is encoded by the coding sequence ATGATGGACGTGATGACCTCGCCTCTTTCCCCCGGGCGCTCCGGGCCGCTGGCGGAGCTGCTGGACGGGCACAGCTACCGGGTGGCGCTGTACCTGCTGCTGGCGCTGCCGCTGGGCGGGATGGTCTTCGGGCTGCTGGTGGTCGGGGCGCTGCTGGGTGTGCTCACGCTGCCGCTGCTGGTGGGGGCGGCGCTGCTGCTGGGCACCCTCTGGCTGGTGCCGGGGCTGGCCGACGTGCAGCGCTGGCTGGCGGGGCTGCTGGGGCTGCGCTTCTCGCGCCGCGCGCCGCCCCCCGCCTACGCGGGCGTGCTGCCCTGGCTGCGCGCGACCCTGGCGGACGGGGCGACCTACCGGGCGCTGATGTTTCACCTCGTGCAGTTCCCGCTGGCCGCCGTGTGCTGGCTGGTGCTGGGCGCGCTGCTGGGCGCCTCGGCGCTGGCGCTGGCGGCGCCGTGGTGGGCCGCGCAGCCGGAACTGCTGCCGATCTCCTGGGGCGGCGGGCGGGTCACCCTGACGGCGCCCGGCATGGTGGGCCTGACGCTGGCGGGGGCCGGCGGCCTGCTGGTCACGGCGGGGGTGCTCAACCTGCTGGGCCGGGTATGGGCGTGGCTGGCCTTCGCGCTGCTCGCCGCGCCGGGGGGCGAGGCCGAAGCCCGGCGCGAGGTCGCCGCGCTGCGCCGGGCGGCAGGCCGGGTCGCGCTGGGCGACGACCTGGGCGCGACCCTGGCGGACCTGGCCGGGCAGGCGCGGGACGCCAGCCGGGCGCGGGCGGTGGCCCTGACCGCCCCCGACGGCACCCGGCGGGCGAGCAGCGGCCCCGACCACCCGGCGCTGCACGGCCCGGTCGCGCCTCCCCCGGCGGGCGGGGCCAACGTGCGCTACGTGGGCGAGCAGGAGACGCTGGCGACCCTGCCGGTCGTGGCGGGCGGCGCGGACGGCGGCACCCTGCGCGCCGTGTACGCGCCCGGAACCCAGCCGGGACCGGAAGAACTCGCCTTTCTGCTGTCCATCGCGGACCACGCGGGCACCGCTCTGCACGCCGCCGAGCTGATCGAGCGGGCGGGCGAGCGGGCCGGGGAACTCGAACGCGCCCGGCTGGCCCGCGAGCTGCACGACAGCGTGGCCCAGGCCCTCTACGGGATCACCCTGGGAGCCAAGACCGCGCGGGCCACCCTCGACCGCGACCCCGAAAAGGCGCGCGCCAGCCTCGACTACACCATCCGGCTGGCCGAGGGGGGCGTGGCCGAGATGAAGGCGCTGCTGTTCAGCCTGCGCCCCGACGCGCTGGAAGAAGGCGGGCTGGTCGCGGCCCTCTCGCAGCATGCCCACGCGCTGGGCGCCCGCCACGGCCTGACGGTCCACGCGCGGCTGGAGCGCGAACCCCCGCTCTCCCCCGCCGCCCAGGCCGCCGCCTACCGGGTGGCGCAAGAGGCGCTGCACAACGTAGTCAAGCACGCCCGCGCCCGCGAGGTGTGGCTCTCGGTGGCTGAACACGGGGGCGCGGTCACGGTCGAGGTGCGGGACGACGGGCGGGGCTTCGACCCGCTGCGGCTGCCGGGGGGCACCCTGGGCCAGCGTTCCATGCGCGAGCGGGCGCAGGGCGCGGGCGGCAGCCTGAGCGTGCACAGCGCGCCGGGCGCGGGGACCCGCGTGACCCTGACCCTGCCCACCGCCGCCCCAGCCGCTCCCGAAGCCGCCGCCCCCGAGGCCGCCGCCCTGGAGGCCCGGCCGTGA
- a CDS encoding ABC transporter permease, translating into MEGLFAQLLTTAFLATFIRSVVPLLLTGLGGLFSERSGVVNIALDGLIIFGALAGAVATLTLEPSLGALAPWLGWLAGAVVGGLIAWIHAVVSIKYRADQVISGTAINLLSAGVPAVILTALYGSSTESPKVQNALPLWGVGELRFSPPVFFALLTVLVTWYVLYRTPYGLRLRATGEHPGAAASMGVNVRRMRYSGVILSGVLAGTAGVFLSIGNLDSYVRNISAGLGFISLAALIFGQWKPLGVLGATVLFGFLQALSITLGGTDLLPPTLVAALPYLITIIALIFTGRSAAPRALGKPLDG; encoded by the coding sequence ATGGAAGGTCTTTTTGCGCAACTGCTCACGACCGCCTTTCTGGCGACCTTTATCCGCAGCGTGGTGCCGCTGCTGCTGACTGGCCTGGGCGGCCTGTTTTCCGAGCGCAGCGGCGTGGTGAACATCGCGCTGGACGGCCTGATCATCTTCGGGGCGCTGGCGGGCGCGGTGGCGACACTGACGCTGGAACCCAGCCTGGGGGCACTCGCGCCCTGGCTGGGCTGGCTGGCAGGCGCCGTCGTGGGCGGGCTGATCGCCTGGATTCACGCGGTGGTCTCCATCAAGTACCGCGCCGATCAGGTGATCTCGGGCACGGCGATCAATCTGCTCTCCGCCGGGGTCCCGGCTGTGATCCTGACCGCCCTGTACGGCAGCTCCACCGAGAGTCCCAAGGTGCAAAACGCGCTGCCGCTGTGGGGTGTGGGCGAGCTGCGCTTCAGCCCGCCGGTGTTTTTCGCGCTGCTGACGGTGCTGGTGACCTGGTACGTGCTGTACCGCACCCCCTACGGCCTGCGGCTGCGCGCGACCGGCGAGCACCCCGGCGCGGCGGCGAGCATGGGCGTCAACGTGCGGCGGATGCGCTACAGCGGCGTGATTCTCTCGGGCGTGCTGGCGGGCACGGCGGGCGTGTTCCTGAGCATCGGCAACCTGGATTCCTACGTGCGCAACATCAGCGCGGGCCTGGGCTTCATCTCGCTGGCGGCGCTGATCTTCGGGCAGTGGAAGCCGCTGGGCGTGCTGGGCGCCACCGTGCTGTTCGGCTTCTTGCAGGCGCTCTCGATCACGCTGGGCGGCACCGACCTGCTGCCCCCCACGCTGGTGGCCGCGCTGCCGTACCTGATCACCATCATCGCGCTGATCTTTACCGGGCGCAGCGCCGCGCCGAGGGCGCTGGGCAAACCGCTCGACGGATAA
- a CDS encoding response regulator: protein MTDAPFAPVRVLLVDDHAVVRQGLRLFLGLDPMIEVVGEAANGEEALSEAARLRPDVVVMDLMMPVMDGIQATRAIRRAHPDTEVIALTSTLEEHKVNGAIEAGAVSYMLKDASSDTLADAIHAAARGEVRLHPEAARRLVRDFRSPDMRESLTPKEVIVLQLIARGHSNRDIAGDQGVTEATVKTHVSRLLGKLGLESRTQAALYALRHGLASLE, encoded by the coding sequence ATGACCGACGCCCCCTTTGCCCCCGTCCGCGTGCTGCTGGTCGACGACCACGCCGTCGTGCGCCAGGGCCTGCGCCTCTTTCTGGGCCTCGACCCCATGATCGAGGTCGTGGGCGAGGCCGCCAACGGCGAGGAAGCGCTCTCGGAGGCCGCCCGCCTGAGGCCCGACGTGGTCGTGATGGACCTGATGATGCCGGTGATGGACGGCATCCAGGCCACCCGCGCCATCCGCCGCGCCCACCCCGACACCGAGGTCATCGCCCTGACCAGCACGCTGGAGGAACACAAGGTCAACGGCGCCATCGAGGCCGGGGCGGTGAGCTACATGCTCAAGGACGCGTCGAGCGACACGCTGGCCGACGCGATCCACGCTGCCGCACGCGGCGAGGTGCGCCTGCACCCCGAGGCTGCCCGGCGCCTGGTGCGCGACTTCCGCTCGCCGGACATGCGCGAGAGCCTGACCCCCAAGGAGGTGATCGTGCTGCAACTGATCGCGCGCGGGCACTCCAACCGCGACATCGCCGGGGACCAGGGCGTGACCGAGGCGACGGTGAAAACCCATGTCAGCCGCCTGCTGGGCAAGCTGGGGCTGGAAAGCCGCACCCAGGCCGCGCTGTACGCGCTGCGGCACGGACTGGCGAGCCTGGAATGA
- a CDS encoding thioesterase family protein, whose amino-acid sequence MTGRAATGQEAPHAGGRESRSDLRVRYAETDAMGVAHHANYPVWFEVGRSDLMRELGLPYSEVEARGYFLMLSGLNVEYRRAARYDDALTLLTRVSALRSRTVTFSYALLRGDELLATGETRHIATDRQYRPARLPGDVVALLGG is encoded by the coding sequence GTGACCGGACGGGCGGCGACCGGGCAGGAGGCGCCGCACGCGGGCGGGCGCGAGAGCCGCAGCGACCTGCGGGTCCGCTACGCCGAGACCGACGCGATGGGGGTGGCCCACCACGCGAACTACCCGGTGTGGTTCGAGGTGGGCCGCAGCGACCTGATGCGCGAACTGGGCCTGCCCTACAGCGAGGTCGAGGCGCGCGGCTACTTCCTGATGCTCTCGGGCCTGAACGTGGAGTACCGCCGCGCCGCCCGCTACGACGATGCCCTCACGCTGCTGACGCGGGTGAGCGCGCTGCGGTCACGCACCGTGACCTTCAGCTACGCCCTGCTGCGCGGCGACGAGCTGCTGGCGACCGGCGAGACCCGCCACATCGCCACCGACCGCCAGTACCGCCCGGCCCGGTTGCCAGGTGACGTGGTGGCGCTGCTGGGGGGCTGA